A genomic segment from Bryobacteraceae bacterium encodes:
- a CDS encoding ABC transporter permease subunit has product MSVAPIVRAAARFAATLLLAGVAGAVLVCLAPGTGLDEQALDQRLSAESLAALAAERAAERDPVRFVPRYLWGLARGDLGKSQAFNQPVASLIGERWPVTVRAMALGLGAAWMAGFALALGAASGRLAPVKILSHGAAGVIVASPAALLALLLAAERMPAWIGIGIVAFPKIYTSSEAVLREAFARPWVSAARARGAGGLRVLAAHVVLPSAKPLAALAAVSVPLALGSSVPLEALGGHPGLGQLAWRATLARDVNLLVGMTLMIAAVTLISNMISGTVEEAR; this is encoded by the coding sequence ATGAGTGTTGCTCCAATTGTACGGGCCGCGGCGCGCTTTGCCGCGACGCTACTTCTGGCTGGCGTGGCCGGAGCGGTGCTGGTTTGCCTGGCGCCTGGGACGGGACTCGACGAGCAGGCGCTCGATCAACGTTTGAGCGCCGAGTCGCTGGCGGCGCTGGCGGCCGAGCGCGCCGCCGAGCGGGACCCGGTACGATTCGTGCCCAGGTACCTGTGGGGCCTTGCCCGCGGCGATCTCGGGAAGTCCCAGGCGTTCAACCAGCCGGTTGCATCGTTGATCGGCGAACGGTGGCCGGTGACGGTGCGGGCCATGGCGTTGGGGCTCGGGGCGGCGTGGATGGCGGGATTCGCGCTGGCGTTGGGCGCGGCATCGGGAAGACTCGCGCCGGTGAAGATTCTGTCGCACGGAGCAGCCGGTGTGATTGTGGCGTCGCCGGCGGCGCTGCTGGCGCTGTTGCTCGCGGCCGAGCGGATGCCGGCATGGATCGGCATCGGGATCGTGGCGTTCCCGAAGATCTACACGTCATCGGAGGCGGTACTCCGGGAGGCTTTCGCGCGGCCATGGGTTTCGGCTGCGCGGGCGCGGGGAGCGGGGGGGCTGCGAGTGCTCGCCGCGCACGTGGTGCTTCCTTCGGCAAAACCGCTGGCCGCGCTGGCGGCGGTATCGGTTCCGTTGGCGTTGGGAAGCTCGGTGCCGCTCGAAGCGCTCGGTGGGCATCCCGGATTGGGGCAGCTTGCCTGGCGGGCGACGCTGGCCAGGGACGTGAATCTCCTGGTGGGAATGACGCTCATGATCGCCGCCGTCACACTGATTTCGAACATGATCTCGGGCACGGTGGAGGAAGCCCGATGA
- a CDS encoding glycoside hydrolase family 2 TIM barrel-domain containing protein, with product MRILVLVAVAPLFAQTLPRPEYPEPRFERPQWQSLNGAWEFEFDNANQGVESGWAAGNKELPRKITVPFAPETKRSGIGDTAFHPWVWYRRAFDIPSAWNGKRVLLHFGAVDYRASVWVNSQLAGEHTGGNTPFRFDITALVKPGANTLVVRAEDPPTDRTVPRGKQYWQPKSRGIFYTRTTGIWQPVWLEATGDAYLDRVRADASMEGAARFEARIARYSPDLEFGVSIKDGERVVASATVAADSPATYVDLRVRNPRQWYVNQPNLYDVTYEVRRGGAVLDSVKSYIGFRTVAVSGGRVLINGRPTYLKMLLDQGYWPESLLTPPSDEAIQFDIKASMDMGFNGARKHQKLEDPRFLYWADKMGFLISDEMANAYEYDADYAERFTREWMEVIERDVSHPSVIMWVPINESWGVPNLADSRQQAHLKALYWLTKSIDPTRPVIDNDGWEHVDTMDLFTIHDYTGTGEAFYAKYKDLGKPGAPVPNNGRAILVSGYEYNGTPFLLSEFGGIAYVPEGVRVPGDAWGYAGTEKTAESAFTRLKGLYEAIAKVPAIAGICYTQTTDVEQEVNGLMTYDRKMKFDPARIKALNDLLR from the coding sequence ATGCGTATTCTCGTCCTCGTCGCCGTCGCGCCCCTGTTCGCGCAAACGCTTCCGCGCCCTGAATACCCGGAGCCTCGTTTCGAGCGCCCTCAGTGGCAATCGCTCAACGGCGCCTGGGAGTTTGAATTCGACAACGCCAATCAGGGAGTGGAGTCGGGCTGGGCGGCGGGCAACAAGGAACTGCCGCGGAAAATCACCGTTCCGTTCGCGCCGGAGACGAAGCGCTCGGGCATTGGCGACACGGCCTTCCACCCGTGGGTTTGGTATCGCCGCGCGTTCGACATCCCTTCGGCGTGGAACGGCAAGCGGGTGCTGCTGCACTTCGGCGCGGTGGACTATCGGGCCTCGGTTTGGGTGAACAGCCAGCTTGCGGGTGAGCACACCGGCGGGAACACGCCGTTCCGGTTCGACATCACGGCGCTCGTCAAACCCGGCGCCAATACGCTGGTGGTGCGCGCGGAGGATCCGCCCACGGACCGTACGGTACCGCGCGGCAAACAGTACTGGCAGCCGAAGTCGCGCGGCATCTTCTACACGCGCACAACCGGAATCTGGCAGCCGGTATGGCTCGAAGCGACGGGCGACGCTTATCTGGACCGGGTTCGCGCCGACGCCTCGATGGAGGGCGCAGCGCGCTTTGAGGCCCGCATCGCACGGTACTCGCCCGATCTCGAGTTCGGGGTTTCGATCAAAGATGGAGAACGGGTAGTGGCCTCGGCTACCGTCGCCGCCGATTCGCCGGCCACCTACGTCGATCTGCGCGTCCGCAACCCGCGCCAGTGGTACGTCAACCAGCCGAACCTGTACGACGTAACCTATGAAGTCCGGCGGGGCGGGGCCGTCCTCGATTCGGTGAAGAGTTACATCGGCTTCCGGACCGTGGCGGTCAGCGGCGGGCGCGTGCTCATCAACGGGCGGCCTACGTACCTGAAGATGCTGCTCGACCAGGGTTACTGGCCCGAGTCGCTGCTGACACCTCCGAGCGACGAGGCAATCCAGTTTGACATCAAGGCGTCGATGGACATGGGCTTCAACGGCGCGCGCAAGCATCAGAAGCTCGAAGATCCGCGCTTCCTGTACTGGGCCGACAAGATGGGCTTTCTCATTTCCGATGAGATGGCGAACGCATACGAGTACGACGCCGACTACGCCGAGCGCTTCACGCGCGAGTGGATGGAGGTGATCGAGCGGGACGTGAGCCATCCGTCCGTCATCATGTGGGTGCCGATCAACGAGAGCTGGGGCGTTCCGAATCTGGCCGATTCGCGGCAGCAGGCCCACTTGAAGGCGCTGTACTGGCTGACGAAGTCGATCGACCCGACGCGGCCCGTGATCGACAACGACGGCTGGGAACATGTGGACACCATGGACCTGTTTACCATCCATGACTACACGGGCACCGGGGAGGCGTTCTACGCCAAGTACAAGGACCTGGGCAAACCCGGTGCGCCGGTGCCCAACAATGGCCGCGCGATTCTTGTTTCCGGCTACGAGTACAACGGCACGCCCTTCCTGCTTTCCGAATTTGGCGGGATCGCGTACGTTCCGGAGGGTGTGCGCGTGCCGGGCGACGCTTGGGGCTACGCCGGTACGGAGAAAACGGCCGAGTCGGCCTTCACGCGACTGAAAGGGCTGTACGAGGCGATCGCGAAGGTTCCCGCCATCGCCGGCATCTGTTACACGCAGACCACTGACGTTGAGCAGGAAGTGAACGGATTGATGACTTATGACCGGAAGATGAAGTTCGACCCGGCGCGCATCAAGGCGCTGAACGACCTGCTCCGGTAG